Genomic window (Dictyoglomus thermophilum H-6-12):
ATTTTCTTATACTGTCTAGTCAAATCAAAGGCTGGAATTTTCATTTTATCCTCCTATTCTCTGCCACTCCTTCTTAAAATTTTCCCAAAAATTAAGGAAAAAGGCTAAAAATACCCCTAAAAATACACTACTCACTCCCGCTATAAGAACATTCAAAACAGTGGAAGGTTTTGATTTTTTTAAAGGTGGCACAGCAGGATCAAGAACTGAAACTACAGCTACTTCTTTAGTTTCATCAATTTTTGCTTGCTCATATTGAGAAAGAAGCATAGTATAAATAGTCTCCTGAACTTTCACATCTCTCAGAAGTTTAGATAATGTAAGACCAAGCTCCGGTAATTTAGAAAGTTTACTCTGATACTGATCAATAACATCAGAAAGAGCCTTAAGTTTAGACTCATTTACTAAGATACTCATCTGTAGATTGAATAGATCATATAAAGAGGAGTTATTAATAGCCTTATAAACCCTATCAAGTTCCTCCCTGATCACCTTTTTTGTCTCCTCAATAGCATACTTCATAGAAACAACTTTTGGATGTTCTGGACCATAATCAATAGAAAGAAGAGCAAGTTCTGATTCCTGAGAAATCAATTTATTTCTTAGGTCAGAAAGAACAGTAGAGGTAGCAGTAAGAGAGGTAATAGCAAGCAAATCCTTTTGTTGAATTCTTTGTTGATTAACAAGTTCTTTCTTTAAATTTTCAAAATTATCTTTTGATACTTTCAAAGTTATAGCTGTCATCTGTTTTTCCGATTCAAGTTTTGCAAGAGCATCTACTATGGCTTTTGCCTCATCATCAATGCTAAATATTAAATTCTTCTCCTGAAATTCCTTCAGTTTATTTTCTGCTTGATCTAAATCTTTTTTAACTCTCTCTATCTGTTTTTCCAAGAACTCCTTTGTTCTCTTTGCAGTATATACTCCAAGAGAAGCATTTATAGTACTCAAAGCCTCAACATAAGTATTAGCAATATCAGCAGCCAACTTAGGATCTTTAGCCTCTGCAGTTATAGTAATGGTGTTTTCCTTCTCATTAGTTGTTACTTTTATACTGTCCATCAATTGTTTTAAAGCATCCTCATAGGTTTTTGCTTTAAAATAGTCATCAAGTTTTAGTTTTTTAAAAACATACTCAGCAGCAGATCTACTCTTCAGAATAGCAACCATATTTGCTGATGGAGTTGAAGATGTGATTCCAATTGGAATAGGTAAATTTTGGAGAAGAGCACTCAAAGTAGAGGAAGTTCCCGATTGTTGAGGAATTAAAATCACAGTCTTAGCCTCATAAATTTTGGGGGCTAATAAACTATAAACCAATGCTATTAGTACAGAGATTATAAATAATATGATAACTAAAACCCTTCTCTTCCATATAATGTAAAAAAGCTCAGCCAAGCTAATTTCATCCTCATACATTTTTTCTTCGTTCATAACTTCCCCCTATTTTATTTACAAAGCTTTATACACCAAAGTTCCTTCCTCCATATTCCATGCCCTTGAAAAATCTACTCCTCCCCATATTTGTACCGTCTTTACCCCATTTTCTATAGCTCTAATTGCGGACTCAAGTTTAGGAATCATTCCACCAAAAACTTTTTCTTCCTCAATTAATTTCTTAGCCTCCTCTATAGATAACTTATTCAACACCTTATCCTTATCATCTTCTCTCAAAATAACCCCAGGAACGTCGGTACAAAATATTAATCTGTCTACCTTGAGAGAAATACCCAAAGCTAAGGCAGCAGAGTCAGCATTTATATTATAAGAAACACCACTCTCATCCATTCCTAAAGACGTGGTAACTACAACATATCTTTCCTCAAGGAGCCTTCTAATAGGTAAGACATCTACTTCTACAACTTCTCCTACATATCCTAAGTCTATATTATCAATAATTAATTTCTTGCATTTAAATATGGATTTTCCATTTAATCCCAAAACTTTTAACCCTGCTTTTTTTACTTCAGATATAACTTTTCCTTGTATATCTCCTGAAAGGACCATCTCAACTATTTTTAATGTGTTTTCATCAGTTATTCTTCTACCTTTTACAAACTTTGGTTCAAAACCTAGTTTTTCCATCCAAGAATTTATCTCATTTCCCCCTCCATGCAATAAAACAAAATCATAACCCAATTCATAAAGGGTTTTAATAAACGACAAAAAAAGAGAAAGTTTACTTAAAGTATTACCACCAATTTTTACAAGAATTAAACCTTTTCTATCCACGGGTAAGCTTTAATAATACCTCCTGAGATATAGCTTTCAAAGTTTCCATTACTCCTTTTCCTTCGATTGCAACAGCTTCAAAATATTTATACTTTCCTTCAGGATTCAACCTTTGGTTAAGCTCTTCAACACTCACAATATCCGGTAGATCCCTCTTATTATATTGAAAAACGAATGGAAGAGTGTTAAAATCATAACCCACAGCAGCAAGTTCTTTTTTTAGAGCCTCAAATATCCTTACATTCTCTTCTAATCTCGACTTTTGAGAATCCACCACAAAGACAAGACCATCAACACCCCTCAAGATCAATTTTCTACTTGCCTCATATAAAGCTTGCCCTGGTGTAGTATATAATTGAAATCTTAACTTAAATCCCTGTACTGTTCCAAGATCTAATGGCAAAAAATCAAAAAACAAAGTTCTCTCTGTTTCAGTAGCAAGAGAAACAAGCTCTCCACGTCTATCAGGAGAGACCATCTTATAAATCTGTTGTAAATTTACTGTTTTCCCGCTCAAACCTGGGCCACAATAAACAATTTTACAAGTGATCTCCCTTGCAGCATAATTTAAAACCGCCATTTTTCTTCACCTTTCTATATTTTTTTATTTTTTACTTTTTAAAGAAATCCTCTATATCGCTAAAATTAAACTCTGCTTTAGGTATATCCTTTTGTTTTTCCTTAATCTTCTTTATTATCTTTGCAAGATTCTCACAAGCTTTTTGAGCAAAGAGTCTTACCATACCAAGAGTAGTAGAATCATCAAAAATCACAAGCAACAAGACTTGCTTCTCTATATGAGAGATATGAAGGTGATTCCTCTTCCCCTGATGGAAAATTAATGAGAATTCTTCCTCACCCAAGAGTTTTGCAAGCTCTTGAGTAGCAGAAAAAGCTCCTGCAGCTAAAGCAGATATAGTCACAAAATCAAACTGCGAAGCCGTTCCTCTTCCGCCAATAACAGTACCGCTTTTATCTATTAAAAGAGCAGCTTTAGCTTTAGATTCCGCAAGAAATTGACCAAGATATCTCTCTATCTCTTCCTGATCCTCCAATGAAATTACTAGTGATAAAATCTGTTCTCTTTCGTCCATTAATAACCCTCCTTAAAAAAATTTAAAATTTTGTCACTTCTTAACTTGAAAAAAATTATAAATCTTTAAAAAAATATAGTCAAACTTCATTAGACTTCGTCTCTTAGACTTAAAGACTTAAAGGAAGTAGAATTCTTCATAAATAATAACTTAACTGTTCCAGTAGGACCATTCCTCTGTTTAGCTATTATTATCTCCACCTCTTCAGGTAAATCAGACTCCACCTCTGCCTCTTGAGCCTTATAATATCCTTCTCTATAGATAAATATCACCACATCTGCATCTTGTTCAAGCCCACCTGAACCTCTTAAATCTGAAAGTTGAGGCCTCCTTTCAGCTCTGGTCTCCACAGCTCTTGATAACTGAGATATAGCAATAACTGGAACCTCAAGTTCTCTCGCCAAAGACTTAAGCCCTCTAGAAATTTCAGAAATTTGTTGATGTTCACTCTTATCCCTATCTAAAAGTCTTATCAGCTGTAGATAATCCACAATAATAAGAGAAAGCCCTACTTCTGCCTTCAACCTTCTTGCTCTTGCCCTCATCTCAATAACATTTAAGTCAGGCGTATCGTCCACAAAAATAGGCGCCTCTGCTAACTTCCCAAAAGCTCTAGCAAGTTTTGGCCATTCTTGCTCCCGAATTTGTCCCGTTCTCAGCCTATGAATGTCTATCTGAGCTTCAGAACCTAAAAGTCTTAAAGCCAACTGAAAACTAGACATTTCAAGACTAAATATTGCTACTGGTAAATGCTCTTCTAAAGCCACATGCTGTGCAATATTCAAACAAAAAGAAGTTTTACCCATTCCAGGGCGAGCCGCGACTATAATCAAATCTGAAGGCTGAAAACCTCCTGTCTTTCTATCTAAGTCCCAAAATCCTGTAGGAATACCTGTAAAAGGCTTTCCTGTTTGATGAATTCTTTCTATCTCTTTAAAACTTTTTGCAAGCACATCTCTCAGCGGAACCAGGGTCCTAAATCTATGATGCTGAGCTATATCAAAAATCAATTGTTCTGCCTTATCAACCAATAATTCTGGGTTTTCATTTTCCCTATATCCTAAAGAAACTATTTCAGTACCAGCTGAGATCAGTCTTCTTAAAAGTGCTTTTTCTGCCACAATATTAGCATAGTACTCTACATTCGCAGCAGTTGGAACCACATCAAGCAAAGAAGCAATATAAACATTCCCTCCTACCCTTTCCAAAAGATTTCTACTTCTTAGTTCCTC
Coding sequences:
- a CDS encoding GumC family protein, with protein sequence MNEEKMYEDEISLAELFYIIWKRRVLVIILFIISVLIALVYSLLAPKIYEAKTVILIPQQSGTSSTLSALLQNLPIPIGITSSTPSANMVAILKSRSAAEYVFKKLKLDDYFKAKTYEDALKQLMDSIKVTTNEKENTITITAEAKDPKLAADIANTYVEALSTINASLGVYTAKRTKEFLEKQIERVKKDLDQAENKLKEFQEKNLIFSIDDEAKAIVDALAKLESEKQMTAITLKVSKDNFENLKKELVNQQRIQQKDLLAITSLTATSTVLSDLRNKLISQESELALLSIDYGPEHPKVVSMKYAIEETKKVIREELDRVYKAINNSSLYDLFNLQMSILVNESKLKALSDVIDQYQSKLSKLPELGLTLSKLLRDVKVQETIYTMLLSQYEQAKIDETKEVAVVSVLDPAVPPLKKSKPSTVLNVLIAGVSSVFLGVFLAFFLNFWENFKKEWQRIGG
- the argB gene encoding acetylglutamate kinase is translated as MDRKGLILVKIGGNTLSKLSLFLSFIKTLYELGYDFVLLHGGGNEINSWMEKLGFEPKFVKGRRITDENTLKIVEMVLSGDIQGKVISEVKKAGLKVLGLNGKSIFKCKKLIIDNIDLGYVGEVVEVDVLPIRRLLEERYVVVTTSLGMDESGVSYNINADSAALALGISLKVDRLIFCTDVPGVILREDDKDKVLNKLSIEEAKKLIEEEKVFGGMIPKLESAIRAIENGVKTVQIWGGVDFSRAWNMEEGTLVYKAL
- a CDS encoding GTP-binding protein; the encoded protein is MAVLNYAAREITCKIVYCGPGLSGKTVNLQQIYKMVSPDRRGELVSLATETERTLFFDFLPLDLGTVQGFKLRFQLYTTPGQALYEASRKLILRGVDGLVFVVDSQKSRLEENVRIFEALKKELAAVGYDFNTLPFVFQYNKRDLPDIVSVEELNQRLNPEGKYKYFEAVAIEGKGVMETLKAISQEVLLKLTRG
- a CDS encoding roadblock/LC7 domain-containing protein, with the protein product MDEREQILSLVISLEDQEEIERYLGQFLAESKAKAALLIDKSGTVIGGRGTASQFDFVTISALAAGAFSATQELAKLLGEEEFSLIFHQGKRNHLHISHIEKQVLLLVIFDDSTTLGMVRLFAQKACENLAKIIKKIKEKQKDIPKAEFNFSDIEDFFKK
- the dnaB gene encoding replicative DNA helicase; protein product: MKNKEDILGRVPPHNEEAEQAVLGAMLLSRDAIAKVIEILNPDSFYYEHHGIIFRVIVELFEKGLPVDLVSVTEELRSRNLLERVGGNVYIASLLDVVPTAANVEYYANIVAEKALLRRLISAGTEIVSLGYRENENPELLVDKAEQLIFDIAQHHRFRTLVPLRDVLAKSFKEIERIHQTGKPFTGIPTGFWDLDRKTGGFQPSDLIIVAARPGMGKTSFCLNIAQHVALEEHLPVAIFSLEMSSFQLALRLLGSEAQIDIHRLRTGQIREQEWPKLARAFGKLAEAPIFVDDTPDLNVIEMRARARRLKAEVGLSLIIVDYLQLIRLLDRDKSEHQQISEISRGLKSLARELEVPVIAISQLSRAVETRAERRPQLSDLRGSGGLEQDADVVIFIYREGYYKAQEAEVESDLPEEVEIIIAKQRNGPTGTVKLLFMKNSTSFKSLSLRDEV